From Pan paniscus chromosome 9, NHGRI_mPanPan1-v2.0_pri, whole genome shotgun sequence, the proteins below share one genomic window:
- the CLCF1 gene encoding cardiotrophin-like cytokine factor 1 isoform X2, which yields MVPTAGEPAAGDSWGMLACLCTVLWHLPAVPALNRTGDPGPGPSIQKTYDLTRYLEHQLRSLAGTYLNYLGPPFNEPDFNPPRLGAETLPRATVDLEVWRSLNDKLRLTQNYEAYSHLLCYLRGLNRQAATAELRRSLAHFCTSLQGLLGSIAGVMAALGYPLPQPLPGTEPTWTPGPAHSDFLQKMDDFWLLKELQTWLWRSAKDFNRLKKKMQPPAAAVTLHLGAHGF from the exons ATGGTGCCCACGGCCGGGGAGCCGGCGGCAG GGGACTCGTGGGGGATGTTAGCGTGCCTGTGCACGGTGCTCTGGCACCTCCCTGCAGTGCCAGCTCTCAATCGCACAGGGGACCCAGGGCCTGGCCCCTCCATCCAGAAAACCTATGACCTCACCCGCTACCTGGAGCATCAACTCCGCAGCTTGGCTGGGACCTAT CTGAACTACCTGGGCCCCCCTTTCAACGAGCCTGACTTCAACCCTCCCCGTCTGGGGGCAGAGACTCTGCCCAGGGCCACTGTTGACTTGGAGGTGTGGCGAAGCCTCAATGACAAACTGAGGCTGACCCAGAACTACGAGGCCTACAGCCACCTTCTGTGTTACTTGCGTGGCCTCAACCGTCAGGCTGCCACTGCTGAGCTGCGCCGCAGCCTGGCCCACTTCTGCACCAGCCTCCAGGGCCTGCTGGGCAGCATTGCGGGCGTCATGGCAGCTCTGGGCTACCCACTGCCCCAGCCGCTGCCTGGGACTGAACCCACTTGGACTCCTGGCCCTGCCCACAGTGACTTCCTCCAGAAGATGGACGACTTCTGGCTGCTGAAGGAGCTGCAGACCTGGCTGTGGCGCTCGGCCAAGGACTTCAACCGGCTCAAGAAGAAGATGCAGCCTCCAGCAGCTGCAGTCACCCTGCACCTGGGGGCTCATGGCTTCTGA
- the CLCF1 gene encoding cardiotrophin-like cytokine factor 1 isoform X1 produces the protein MLAHTQWHTCQRLSQLTHRSILKCLLIDTHACQVLILKHTHASLSLPSCQECFPSSIPSASHLVSHPHPPPSPRWGQTPEGLPAASPCGPGPRSCFSSILPTGDSWGMLACLCTVLWHLPAVPALNRTGDPGPGPSIQKTYDLTRYLEHQLRSLAGTYLNYLGPPFNEPDFNPPRLGAETLPRATVDLEVWRSLNDKLRLTQNYEAYSHLLCYLRGLNRQAATAELRRSLAHFCTSLQGLLGSIAGVMAALGYPLPQPLPGTEPTWTPGPAHSDFLQKMDDFWLLKELQTWLWRSAKDFNRLKKKMQPPAAAVTLHLGAHGF, from the exons atgttgGCACACACACAGTGGCACACATGCCAAAGACTCTCTCAGCTGACACACAGATCCATTCTCAAGTGTCTACTGATAGACACTCATGCGTGCCAAGTCCTCATCCTCAAACATACAcatgcctctctttctctcccgtCTTGCCAGGAGTGTTtcccctcctccatcccctctgcctcccatctggtgtcccaccctcacccccctcccagcCCAAGGTGGGGACAGACACCTGAGGGGCTGCCAGCTGCTTCCCCGTGTGGGCCCGGGCCGCGCTCATGCTTCTCGTCCATCCTGCCCACAGGGGACTCGTGGGGGATGTTAGCGTGCCTGTGCACGGTGCTCTGGCACCTCCCTGCAGTGCCAGCTCTCAATCGCACAGGGGACCCAGGGCCTGGCCCCTCCATCCAGAAAACCTATGACCTCACCCGCTACCTGGAGCATCAACTCCGCAGCTTGGCTGGGACCTAT CTGAACTACCTGGGCCCCCCTTTCAACGAGCCTGACTTCAACCCTCCCCGTCTGGGGGCAGAGACTCTGCCCAGGGCCACTGTTGACTTGGAGGTGTGGCGAAGCCTCAATGACAAACTGAGGCTGACCCAGAACTACGAGGCCTACAGCCACCTTCTGTGTTACTTGCGTGGCCTCAACCGTCAGGCTGCCACTGCTGAGCTGCGCCGCAGCCTGGCCCACTTCTGCACCAGCCTCCAGGGCCTGCTGGGCAGCATTGCGGGCGTCATGGCAGCTCTGGGCTACCCACTGCCCCAGCCGCTGCCTGGGACTGAACCCACTTGGACTCCTGGCCCTGCCCACAGTGACTTCCTCCAGAAGATGGACGACTTCTGGCTGCTGAAGGAGCTGCAGACCTGGCTGTGGCGCTCGGCCAAGGACTTCAACCGGCTCAAGAAGAAGATGCAGCCTCCAGCAGCTGCAGTCACCCTGCACCTGGGGGCTCATGGCTTCTGA
- the CLCF1 gene encoding cardiotrophin-like cytokine factor 1 isoform X3 has product MDLRAGDSWGMLACLCTVLWHLPAVPALNRTGDPGPGPSIQKTYDLTRYLEHQLRSLAGTYLNYLGPPFNEPDFNPPRLGAETLPRATVDLEVWRSLNDKLRLTQNYEAYSHLLCYLRGLNRQAATAELRRSLAHFCTSLQGLLGSIAGVMAALGYPLPQPLPGTEPTWTPGPAHSDFLQKMDDFWLLKELQTWLWRSAKDFNRLKKKMQPPAAAVTLHLGAHGF; this is encoded by the exons ATGGACCTCCGAGCAG GGGACTCGTGGGGGATGTTAGCGTGCCTGTGCACGGTGCTCTGGCACCTCCCTGCAGTGCCAGCTCTCAATCGCACAGGGGACCCAGGGCCTGGCCCCTCCATCCAGAAAACCTATGACCTCACCCGCTACCTGGAGCATCAACTCCGCAGCTTGGCTGGGACCTAT CTGAACTACCTGGGCCCCCCTTTCAACGAGCCTGACTTCAACCCTCCCCGTCTGGGGGCAGAGACTCTGCCCAGGGCCACTGTTGACTTGGAGGTGTGGCGAAGCCTCAATGACAAACTGAGGCTGACCCAGAACTACGAGGCCTACAGCCACCTTCTGTGTTACTTGCGTGGCCTCAACCGTCAGGCTGCCACTGCTGAGCTGCGCCGCAGCCTGGCCCACTTCTGCACCAGCCTCCAGGGCCTGCTGGGCAGCATTGCGGGCGTCATGGCAGCTCTGGGCTACCCACTGCCCCAGCCGCTGCCTGGGACTGAACCCACTTGGACTCCTGGCCCTGCCCACAGTGACTTCCTCCAGAAGATGGACGACTTCTGGCTGCTGAAGGAGCTGCAGACCTGGCTGTGGCGCTCGGCCAAGGACTTCAACCGGCTCAAGAAGAAGATGCAGCCTCCAGCAGCTGCAGTCACCCTGCACCTGGGGGCTCATGGCTTCTGA